One region of Blastocatellia bacterium genomic DNA includes:
- a CDS encoding thioredoxin domain-containing protein — MSEHKHTNRLINETSPYLIQHAHNPVDWYPWGPEALAKSRAEDKPILLSVGYAACHWCHVMEHESFENEAIAQLMNDHFVCIKVDREERPDIDAIYMNAVQMMTGHGGWPMTVFLTPDLKPFYGGTYYPPVPRQGMPSFPQVLHAISDSYRNRRDDVLSSATAITSEINKINRFAASEEMLTNNLLTEAFLGLSRNFDATWGGFGGAPKFPPSMSLMFLLRYARRTGSPEALAMVETTLQRMAAGGMYDHLGGGFARYSVDARWLVPHFEKMLYDNALLARIYLYAYQQTGNADYRRIAEETFEYIIRDMTDRSGGFYSSEDADSEGEEGKFYVWTPAEVIRLLGEEEGRLFCEFYDVTEGGNFEHGQSILNTPQNLEAFAAAKGLDVDKTWRQLKAGATRLFHAREARVRPGRDDKCLAAWNGLMLTAFAEAANILSRDDYRQVAMRNADFILTQLMRDGRLLRTYKEGQAKLNGYLEDYAYVIEGLLALYEATFETRYFVAARELADTMIAQFWDAPSGGFYFTSEDHEELITRTKDYFDNAIPSGNSVAALTFLKLHLLTGEGDYQKFAAMILRTMQKVMTKYPSAFGYMLTALDFYLSEAKEVAIIGDVDSHEVRRFIEEIYSRYLPNKVVAGCQPGDAQAAEAIKLLADRPQVDGRATVYVCRNFTCLAPATTPQELVERLEESHR; from the coding sequence ATGTCAGAGCATAAGCACACGAATCGCTTAATCAACGAGACCAGTCCCTATCTCATCCAGCACGCGCACAATCCCGTGGATTGGTATCCCTGGGGGCCTGAAGCGCTGGCGAAATCACGCGCCGAAGATAAGCCGATACTATTAAGCGTCGGCTACGCGGCCTGTCACTGGTGCCACGTCATGGAGCACGAGTCGTTTGAAAACGAAGCCATCGCGCAGTTGATGAACGACCATTTTGTTTGCATCAAGGTTGACCGCGAGGAACGTCCCGACATCGATGCGATCTACATGAACGCCGTGCAGATGATGACCGGGCACGGCGGCTGGCCGATGACCGTCTTTCTGACGCCCGACCTCAAGCCATTTTATGGCGGCACCTATTATCCGCCGGTGCCGCGCCAAGGCATGCCGTCGTTCCCTCAAGTGCTGCACGCCATCAGCGATTCGTATCGCAACCGCCGCGACGATGTCCTGTCGAGCGCGACGGCGATCACCTCGGAGATTAACAAGATCAATCGCTTCGCCGCCTCGGAAGAGATGCTGACTAATAATCTATTGACGGAGGCTTTCCTTGGACTGTCGCGCAACTTCGATGCGACGTGGGGCGGCTTTGGTGGCGCGCCAAAGTTCCCGCCTTCGATGAGCCTGATGTTTCTCTTGCGCTATGCCCGGCGCACGGGCTCGCCCGAGGCGCTGGCGATGGTCGAAACGACGCTTCAGCGCATGGCCGCCGGCGGCATGTACGACCACCTCGGCGGCGGCTTTGCGCGTTACTCTGTGGATGCGCGCTGGCTGGTGCCGCACTTCGAGAAGATGCTTTACGATAACGCCTTGCTGGCGCGCATCTACCTTTATGCTTACCAGCAGACCGGGAATGCCGACTATCGCCGCATCGCCGAAGAGACCTTTGAATACATCATCCGCGACATGACCGACCGCAGCGGCGGCTTCTACTCGTCGGAGGACGCCGACAGCGAAGGCGAAGAAGGTAAGTTTTATGTCTGGACGCCCGCGGAGGTGATCCGTCTGCTCGGCGAAGAAGAGGGGCGGCTGTTCTGCGAGTTCTATGATGTGACCGAAGGCGGCAACTTCGAGCATGGCCAATCGATTCTCAACACGCCACAAAACCTCGAAGCCTTCGCGGCGGCAAAGGGGCTCGATGTCGATAAGACGTGGCGGCAGTTAAAGGCCGGCGCAACGCGTCTGTTTCATGCCCGCGAGGCGCGCGTGCGACCGGGCCGCGACGACAAATGTTTAGCCGCATGGAATGGCCTGATGCTCACGGCTTTTGCGGAAGCCGCCAACATTTTGAGCCGCGACGATTATCGGCAAGTGGCGATGCGCAACGCCGACTTCATTCTGACTCAGCTTATGCGCGATGGCCGTTTGTTGCGCACCTACAAGGAAGGGCAGGCAAAGCTTAACGGCTACCTCGAAGACTACGCCTACGTTATCGAAGGGTTGCTGGCGTTGTATGAAGCGACCTTTGAAACCCGTTACTTTGTCGCGGCGCGCGAGCTGGCCGACACCATGATCGCGCAGTTCTGGGACGCGCCGTCGGGCGGCTTCTACTTCACCTCCGAGGATCACGAAGAATTGATTACGCGCACCAAAGACTATTTTGATAACGCCATTCCTTCGGGCAATTCGGTGGCGGCGCTGACCTTCTTGAAGCTGCACCTGTTGACCGGCGAGGGCGATTATCAGAAGTTCGCGGCGATGATCCTACGCACCATGCAGAAGGTGATGACGAAGTATCCTTCGGCCTTCGGCTACATGCTCACGGCGCTCGATTTCTACCTGTCAGAAGCAAAAGAGGTCGCCATCATTGGCGACGTGGATTCGCACGAAGTCCGGCGGTTTATCGAAGAAATCTATTCGCGCTATCTGCCCAACAAGGTCGTTGCGGGCTGCCAGCCGGGCGACGCGCAGGCCGCCGAAGCCATCAAATTGCTCGCGGATCGCCCGCAGGTTGACGGGCGGGCTACGGTCTATGTTTGTCGGAATTTCACCTGCCTGGCTCCGGCGACGACGCCACAGGAGCTGGTTGAACGGCTTGAGGAATCACACAGATAA
- a CDS encoding glutaminyl-peptide cyclotransferase: MAKKATTKNTPKTKQSGQALKVAVIAAVIVGLALVYLLLLRPNASAPTHSTNSNQSQGNAPAKRDDFEIVNNYPHDPQAFLQGLLWYDNGFYESTGLEGHSTLRRVEFPSGKVVQSISLAPDLFAEGLALVGDRLVQLTWQTHRGFVYDRASFKLLREFRYDTEGWGITYDGKQLVMSDGSNTLTYLDPETFQPVRRLNVTWNGRAQDQLNELEYIEGEIWANVWQQDWILRIDPETGRVKSYLDMKNLLPPQLRTGSEDVLNGIAYDPQSKRIFVSGKKWPRLFEIRLK; the protein is encoded by the coding sequence ATGGCAAAGAAAGCGACGACGAAAAACACACCGAAGACGAAGCAAAGCGGGCAGGCGCTGAAGGTCGCCGTTATCGCGGCGGTGATTGTCGGCCTCGCCCTTGTCTATCTCCTGTTGTTGCGCCCCAACGCCTCGGCGCCGACGCACAGCACCAACAGCAATCAATCGCAGGGGAATGCGCCGGCGAAGCGCGACGATTTCGAGATCGTTAACAATTACCCGCACGACCCGCAGGCGTTTCTACAGGGCTTGCTCTGGTACGACAACGGCTTTTATGAGAGCACGGGGCTCGAAGGCCACTCAACCTTGCGCCGTGTCGAATTCCCCTCCGGCAAAGTCGTTCAATCGATCAGCCTCGCGCCCGACCTATTTGCCGAAGGGCTGGCGCTTGTCGGTGACCGCCTGGTCCAGCTCACCTGGCAAACGCATCGCGGCTTTGTTTACGACCGCGCCTCGTTCAAGCTGTTGCGCGAGTTCCGCTATGACACAGAAGGCTGGGGCATCACCTATGATGGCAAGCAATTGGTGATGAGCGATGGCAGCAATACGTTGACCTATCTCGACCCCGAAACCTTTCAGCCGGTGCGCCGCCTCAACGTGACATGGAATGGCCGCGCGCAAGATCAACTGAACGAGCTTGAATACATCGAGGGCGAGATATGGGCCAACGTCTGGCAGCAGGATTGGATACTGAGAATTGACCCGGAGACGGGGCGCGTAAAATCCTATCTCGACATGAAGAATCTCTTGCCGCCGCAGTTGCGCACAGGCTCCGAGGATGTCCTCAACGGCATTGCCTACGACCCACAATCGAAACGCATTTTTGTGAGCGGCAAAAAATGGCCACGCCTGTTCGAGATACGCCTGAAATGA
- a CDS encoding DUF5777 family beta-barrel protein: MRTTTRHLALLAPLALLFLFTTASAETPADSAREIRITARKFEFLPRTITVRKGEPVRLVVTSEDVDHGFALKEFNVKETIKAKQTKVIELTPDREGKFSFSCSVYCGDGHDEMTGEMIVTGVEPASDVRVSFDDNAEGVAYVEVNGERLRIDTRSKTFARVESREPAPSQQPGAPPVVAAKPRESSKENEPYDYHVVNVPTPKQVRRHSLNLYFTHRFAEPVRPLEDTGRDLFGLDSFSVSSFGITYGITDRLYANVYRSPICQPGLCKTIELGLGYHWLSEAGRSPVALSTYASVEGEENFSNRYTYNIQAMLARSVTRYANVFFSPAVHINANGSGRFNPRPGFFPAEPVESFRLGRHGGSFGFGVNGRIRPTVSLLFEYTPRVGFKLGQVEPVFDEQSGILKGFNNRSEAEIGFGVEKRIGRHVFSLTFTNTQATTTSRYNSSNLALPPSKFAIGFNLFRRLL; the protein is encoded by the coding sequence ATGAGAACGACTACGCGACACCTCGCGCTGCTTGCGCCGCTGGCGCTGCTGTTTCTTTTTACCACCGCCTCTGCTGAAACCCCGGCCGATTCGGCGCGCGAAATAAGAATCACCGCGCGCAAGTTTGAGTTTCTGCCGCGGACGATCACCGTTCGCAAGGGCGAGCCCGTTCGCCTCGTCGTCACCTCCGAAGATGTCGATCACGGCTTCGCGCTGAAGGAATTCAACGTCAAAGAGACGATCAAGGCGAAGCAGACTAAAGTGATCGAGCTTACACCGGACCGCGAAGGCAAGTTTAGCTTCTCATGCTCGGTCTATTGCGGCGACGGTCACGATGAGATGACCGGCGAGATGATTGTCACCGGCGTTGAGCCGGCCAGCGACGTGCGCGTCAGCTTCGATGATAACGCAGAGGGCGTCGCTTACGTTGAAGTCAATGGCGAGCGCCTGCGCATAGACACGCGCAGCAAGACCTTTGCCCGCGTGGAGTCCAGGGAGCCTGCGCCCAGCCAGCAACCGGGCGCGCCGCCGGTCGTGGCCGCCAAACCACGCGAGAGCAGCAAGGAGAATGAGCCTTATGATTACCACGTCGTCAACGTGCCGACGCCCAAGCAGGTGCGGCGTCACAGCTTGAATCTATACTTCACCCATCGCTTCGCGGAGCCTGTGCGCCCGCTTGAGGATACCGGCAGGGATCTGTTTGGACTCGACAGCTTTTCGGTCTCGTCATTCGGCATCACTTACGGCATCACTGACCGCTTGTACGCCAACGTCTACCGCTCGCCAATCTGCCAGCCGGGCCTGTGTAAAACGATTGAGCTTGGACTTGGATACCACTGGCTCAGCGAAGCAGGCCGCTCGCCCGTGGCGCTCTCGACCTATGCCAGCGTTGAAGGTGAGGAGAATTTTAGCAACCGCTACACCTACAACATTCAAGCGATGCTGGCGCGCAGCGTGACCCGCTATGCCAACGTCTTTTTCTCGCCCGCCGTCCACATCAATGCCAACGGCAGCGGGCGGTTCAACCCGCGCCCCGGTTTCTTCCCGGCCGAGCCGGTGGAAAGCTTCCGCCTCGGCCGGCACGGCGGCTCGTTCGGCTTCGGCGTCAATGGGCGCATCCGTCCAACCGTTTCACTGCTGTTCGAGTATACGCCGCGCGTCGGATTCAAGCTTGGGCAGGTCGAGCCGGTCTTCGATGAGCAATCAGGCATTTTGAAGGGGTTCAACAATCGCTCGGAAGCCGAAATCGGCTTTGGTGTCGAAAAGCGCATTGGCCGCCACGTCTTCTCGCTGACCTTCACCAACACTCAAGCGACGACGACGAGCCGTTATAATTCAAGCAACCTGGCGCTGCCGCCGAGCAAGTTTGCCATCGGCTTTAACCTCTTCAGGCGTTTACTGTGA
- a CDS encoding glutaredoxin — MTVIIYTKPGCPYCQKAREHYTAQGIAFEDRNAQDNLEYRKEMFAYSKGDPTVPTIVEDGKLKSIGWEGRG, encoded by the coding sequence ATGACCGTCATTATTTACACGAAGCCCGGCTGCCCCTACTGTCAAAAAGCCCGCGAACATTACACCGCCCAAGGCATCGCCTTTGAAGACCGTAACGCACAGGATAATCTGGAGTACCGCAAAGAGATGTTTGCCTATAGCAAAGGCGACCCGACCGTGCCGACCATTGTCGAAGACGGTAAGCTTAAATCAATCGGCTGGGAAGGCCGAGGCTGA
- a CDS encoding type II secretion system protein, protein MRKTAQTTSPESSACALRPARDGQRGYALLGLILTLAILSIYLVSAVVPNVKMEVQRSKEEEMIYRGNQMAKAIARYYGGRILRPLQLRVPPPYGFLKDLKKLRDGVTLGVTQVKFARASELIDPMTGVEWEPVRARDPRILGVLQAYAMTANWTITPDYSLIAAATAVKHAARNPNASETPPAGANTNRPGGAVGRPPARPNDEDDDDDDDDDEPQMNDPLGHLFKSDGNSQFGQSDLPIVGVAPKLKGKAIRPLYGLENYEEWVFIYIPPNPQNFAPGNPQFREEQPGRLPVSP, encoded by the coding sequence ATGAGAAAGACGGCTCAAACCACATCGCCGGAATCTTCTGCTTGCGCCCTTCGTCCGGCCCGTGACGGCCAGCGCGGCTATGCGCTGCTCGGCTTGATCCTGACGCTGGCCATCCTGAGCATCTATCTGGTGTCGGCGGTCGTGCCGAACGTCAAGATGGAGGTGCAACGCTCGAAAGAAGAGGAGATGATCTATCGCGGCAACCAGATGGCCAAGGCCATCGCCCGCTACTATGGCGGGCGCATTCTTCGGCCTTTACAGCTTCGCGTGCCGCCGCCTTATGGCTTCCTGAAGGATCTGAAGAAGCTGCGCGATGGCGTCACCCTCGGGGTGACGCAAGTGAAGTTTGCGCGGGCGTCAGAGTTGATTGACCCGATGACCGGTGTTGAGTGGGAGCCTGTGCGCGCCCGCGACCCGCGCATCCTCGGCGTCCTGCAAGCTTATGCAATGACCGCCAACTGGACGATTACGCCTGACTATTCGCTGATTGCCGCCGCAACGGCGGTCAAGCATGCCGCCCGCAATCCCAACGCCTCGGAGACCCCGCCTGCGGGAGCGAATACCAACCGGCCCGGCGGCGCTGTGGGGCGGCCACCGGCCAGGCCCAACGACGAAGATGATGACGATGATGATGATGACGATGAGCCGCAGATGAACGACCCGCTCGGCCACCTGTTTAAATCGGACGGCAATTCACAGTTCGGGCAATCGGACCTGCCGATTGTCGGCGTTGCGCCCAAGCTCAAGGGCAAAGCCATTCGCCCGCTTTATGGCCTTGAGAACTACGAGGAATGGGTCTTCATCTACATTCCGCCGAACCCGCAGAATTTCGCGCCCGGCAATCCGCAATTCCGGGAGGAGCAACCGGGCCGGCTCCCAGTCAGCCCATAG
- a CDS encoding TetR/AcrR family transcriptional regulator produces the protein MGDTVAVSLPADPKQARSKQTKEKIVQAAIELFQQRGYEKTTSNDIAAAAGVSVGSFYVYFTDKRQLLLTIFDRLGDQLFKNIFDGLKPEHLFDEEFPARIKHAVANAIIDKQKLSGLHKVICELVLKDTEFATRHRAMTERSIAKLQELISLANKARLTYEIDVEAASFVVHRVVFDLSQDYCTGAVSFNQNRAIDALSEMIYRFLFKPVVQE, from the coding sequence ATGGGAGATACCGTGGCCGTCAGCCTACCTGCCGATCCGAAGCAAGCGCGGAGCAAGCAGACCAAAGAAAAGATTGTCCAGGCAGCAATCGAACTTTTCCAGCAGCGAGGTTATGAAAAGACGACCTCGAATGATATTGCTGCCGCGGCCGGGGTGAGCGTCGGCTCCTTTTACGTTTATTTCACCGATAAGCGGCAATTGTTATTGACCATTTTTGATCGGCTCGGCGATCAGTTGTTTAAGAATATATTTGATGGCCTGAAGCCGGAGCACCTCTTTGACGAGGAGTTCCCTGCGCGCATTAAACATGCAGTGGCTAACGCCATTATTGATAAGCAAAAGCTCTCCGGGTTGCATAAGGTGATTTGTGAGCTGGTATTGAAGGACACCGAGTTTGCGACACGGCATCGGGCCATGACCGAGCGCTCGATAGCCAAGCTACAAGAATTGATCTCGCTAGCGAATAAGGCCCGTCTGACCTATGAGATCGATGTTGAAGCGGCTTCCTTCGTGGTCCATCGCGTGGTCTTCGACCTGTCGCAGGATTACTGTACGGGCGCGGTCAGCTTCAATCAAAATCGGGCGATTGATGCGCTTTCTGAGATGATTTACCGCTTTTTGTTCAAGCCGGTTGTGCAAGAATAA
- the rpiA gene encoding ribose-5-phosphate isomerase RpiA codes for MATQDEAKKRAAEQAAEMVTEGQIVGLGTGSTSRFATEALGRRVAGGLHIQGVATSEATAQMARAMGIPILDLNDVSAVDLTIDGADEIDADFNMIKGGGGALTREKLVALASRRRVYIVDETKLVERLGERWALPVEVLPFAWQHARAKLAALGCEPRLRLRDERPFETDNKNYILDCQFKGIADPVQTEVAVKLTPGVVECGLFIGVADVLIIGWPDRVEVRERPAKTA; via the coding sequence ATGGCCACACAGGATGAAGCGAAGAAACGCGCTGCCGAGCAGGCAGCAGAGATGGTTACAGAGGGGCAGATTGTCGGGTTGGGGACCGGCTCAACTTCGCGCTTTGCCACCGAAGCGTTAGGCCGGCGCGTCGCCGGCGGACTGCACATCCAAGGTGTCGCGACCTCTGAGGCGACGGCGCAAATGGCCCGCGCGATGGGCATTCCCATCTTAGACCTGAATGACGTCTCTGCTGTGGATTTGACGATTGATGGAGCTGACGAGATAGACGCGGACTTCAATATGATTAAAGGCGGCGGCGGGGCGTTGACGCGCGAGAAACTCGTCGCCCTTGCCTCAAGGCGGCGAGTCTATATCGTTGACGAGACCAAACTGGTTGAGCGGCTCGGCGAACGCTGGGCGCTTCCGGTCGAAGTTCTGCCGTTTGCGTGGCAGCACGCCAGGGCAAAGCTCGCGGCGTTGGGTTGTGAGCCGCGGCTTCGTTTACGCGACGAGCGTCCCTTTGAGACCGATAACAAAAACTATATTCTCGATTGTCAATTTAAAGGGATCGCCGACCCGGTTCAGACAGAGGTCGCTGTGAAATTGACGCCGGGTGTCGTCGAGTGCGGATTGTTTATTGGGGTGGCTGACGTATTGATTATCGGCTGGCCGGATCGCGTCGAAGTCCGGGAACGGCCCGCGAAAACTGCTTAA
- the mgtE gene encoding magnesium transporter codes for MMETANKVAQSAITVSVIRKLLHRNARPHVARIFAKAYPVEVARLLAALKGPERVKAFRILLETCDVQHVAGILSEMVPRDSLELIEQLEPKEIARQLSKMPADDATSLASRLPEPLASEVLTLMEAEQAADVRELLEHEERTAGRIMTRDFFALEEDVTIAEAVAALQKRSEEFEMVFYVYVVDRRDHLVGVISLKKLLTTTPSTQLKRVMEPKVISAKTDAEQEEVARLVAEYNLLAVPITDEEDRLVGIVTVDDAIDVIQGEVAEDLLALAGVTAEESVSTSAARSLRLRAPWLLINLLTTFAPAFVISRFEGTLGMLPLLGAIVTMPMGMGGNGATQTLTVIIRGLALGEVANIGQVTMKQTLVGLSNGLLNGFVGALAVGFFSKNIWLGLVLAIAMVLNLTVAGFAGTVIPVALKRLKIDPAVASSVFVTTFTDVCGSLSFLGIATLMMRLLKAT; via the coding sequence ATGATGGAAACAGCAAACAAAGTCGCCCAGTCGGCAATTACCGTATCGGTCATCCGTAAACTGTTGCACCGCAACGCCCGCCCACACGTGGCGCGCATCTTTGCGAAAGCCTATCCGGTCGAAGTCGCGCGCCTGCTTGCGGCGTTAAAAGGCCCCGAGCGCGTCAAAGCCTTCAGGATTCTGCTCGAAACCTGCGATGTTCAGCACGTCGCCGGCATTCTCAGCGAAATGGTGCCCCGCGACAGCCTTGAGCTGATCGAGCAGTTAGAGCCGAAAGAGATCGCCCGGCAACTGAGCAAGATGCCCGCCGACGACGCCACTTCGCTGGCCTCGCGGCTGCCTGAGCCCCTGGCTTCGGAGGTGCTGACGCTGATGGAGGCCGAACAGGCCGCCGACGTGCGCGAGCTGCTCGAACATGAGGAGCGCACCGCCGGGCGCATTATGACGCGCGACTTTTTCGCGCTCGAAGAGGACGTGACGATTGCCGAAGCGGTCGCCGCCTTGCAGAAACGCTCCGAAGAGTTCGAGATGGTCTTTTATGTCTATGTGGTTGACCGGCGCGATCATCTGGTCGGTGTAATCAGCTTGAAGAAGCTATTGACGACGACGCCTTCAACGCAGCTCAAGCGCGTCATGGAGCCGAAAGTCATTAGCGCCAAAACCGATGCCGAGCAGGAAGAAGTCGCGCGGCTGGTCGCCGAGTACAATTTGCTGGCGGTGCCCATCACCGATGAAGAAGACCGGCTGGTCGGCATTGTCACGGTCGACGACGCGATTGACGTGATTCAGGGAGAGGTGGCCGAAGACCTGCTGGCGCTCGCCGGTGTCACTGCCGAAGAGAGCGTTTCGACAAGCGCCGCCCGCTCGCTGCGGCTGCGCGCGCCGTGGTTGCTGATTAATTTGCTGACGACCTTTGCGCCCGCGTTCGTCATTTCCCGTTTCGAAGGAACGCTCGGAATGCTCCCGCTGCTTGGCGCCATCGTCACCATGCCGATGGGGATGGGCGGCAATGGCGCGACGCAGACACTGACGGTAATCATTCGCGGGTTGGCGCTGGGTGAGGTCGCGAACATCGGACAAGTAACCATGAAGCAGACGCTCGTCGGCTTGTCTAACGGCTTGTTGAACGGCTTTGTCGGCGCACTTGCCGTCGGCTTCTTTTCTAAGAATATCTGGCTCGGTCTGGTGCTGGCGATTGCGATGGTGCTGAATCTGACGGTAGCGGGATTTGCAGGGACAGTGATCCCTGTAGCCCTCAAGCGGTTGAAGATCGACCCGGCGGTTGCCTCGTCTGTATTCGTCACGACTTTTACAGACGTCTGCGGCTCACTGTCGTTCCTCGGCATCGCGACACTGATGATGCGGCTGCTAAAGGCGACTTGA
- the mqnE gene encoding aminofutalosine synthase MqnE, with translation MVNTALTKELKTIAEKVEAGERLSFDDGVALFASHDLIAVGALANTVRERINGDKTYYNVNRHMNYTNICISDCAFCGFYKRVRDPEGYEWTIEECVEVARKAYGEGARELHIVGGLHPRLKFDYYSGLLKELKGHFPDMHLKAFTMVEIDHLTRICRMTDEEVIEGLIAAGLDSCPGGGAEILREPTRGKICAHKTSGERWLELSEKVHRHGIPTNATMLYGHIESNEDRVDHLIKLRELQDKTGGFMCFIPLAFHPEGTDLAHLPGPSGIDSLKTIAVSRLLLDNIAHIKAYWVMLGTHIAQVALRFGADDLDGTINDGGSLMESYLAHGNNNQLSRDGIEEIIRGAGRIPVERDTVYNPVHRRPRPISTPKPAPSLPVLNVN, from the coding sequence ATGGTCAATACCGCTTTAACGAAAGAGCTCAAAACGATTGCCGAGAAAGTAGAGGCCGGCGAGCGGCTGTCGTTCGATGACGGCGTGGCGCTGTTTGCCAGTCACGACCTGATTGCGGTCGGCGCGCTCGCGAACACGGTACGCGAGCGCATCAATGGCGACAAGACCTATTACAACGTCAATCGCCACATGAACTATACCAACATCTGCATCTCGGATTGCGCCTTTTGCGGCTTTTACAAGCGCGTCCGCGACCCGGAAGGCTACGAGTGGACGATTGAAGAATGCGTCGAGGTGGCGCGTAAGGCATACGGCGAGGGCGCACGCGAGCTGCACATCGTCGGCGGCCTGCATCCGCGCCTGAAATTTGATTACTACTCCGGTTTGCTGAAAGAGTTAAAGGGCCACTTCCCGGATATGCACCTCAAGGCGTTTACGATGGTCGAGATTGACCACCTGACGCGCATTTGCCGGATGACAGATGAAGAAGTGATTGAAGGGTTGATCGCCGCCGGTCTGGATAGCTGCCCCGGCGGCGGGGCTGAGATTCTGCGTGAGCCGACGCGCGGCAAAATCTGCGCCCACAAGACTTCCGGCGAGCGATGGCTTGAGCTTTCTGAAAAAGTCCACCGTCACGGCATTCCCACCAACGCCACGATGTTGTATGGCCACATTGAATCTAACGAAGACCGCGTTGATCATTTGATCAAACTCCGCGAGCTTCAGGATAAAACCGGCGGCTTCATGTGTTTCATCCCGCTGGCTTTTCACCCTGAAGGCACGGACCTGGCGCATCTGCCCGGCCCATCCGGGATCGATAGCCTGAAGACCATCGCCGTCTCGCGCTTATTGCTCGACAATATCGCGCACATTAAAGCTTACTGGGTGATGCTCGGCACACACATTGCGCAGGTTGCTTTGCGCTTCGGCGCCGACGACCTGGATGGCACAATCAACGATGGCGGCTCTTTGATGGAGTCGTATCTCGCGCACGGCAACAACAATCAATTGAGCAGGGATGGGATTGAAGAGATTATCCGCGGCGCGGGTCGAATCCCTGTTGAGCGCGATACGGTCTATAACCCGGTTCATAGGCGCCCGCGACCTATTAGCACCCCGAAGCCTGCGCCTTCGTTGCCGGTTTTGAATGTGAATTGA